A DNA window from Heliomicrobium undosum contains the following coding sequences:
- a CDS encoding DUF1847 domain-containing protein: MKDAKGKLSCSDCGVYNCYRLLGDYPQFCPTPNLDRNLIEDINDKYRYDPEVSLIARAAAEIEGRFYGKLTRVEEIIEFAHCIGAEKVGVATCVGLINEAKVFMKILKAKGLSGHCVVCKVGAEDKRSIGIPEDLKLQKGYHESLCNPILQAELLNQEGCGLNVIIGLCVGHDALFMKHSKAPVTTLIVKDRVLGHNPAAALYTSGSYYKRVLEPED, translated from the coding sequence GTGAAGGATGCCAAGGGCAAACTCAGTTGTTCCGACTGCGGCGTGTACAATTGCTACCGCTTACTCGGTGACTATCCCCAGTTCTGCCCTACCCCAAACCTTGACAGAAATCTCATTGAAGACATCAACGACAAGTACCGATACGATCCGGAGGTCTCCCTCATCGCCCGTGCCGCTGCGGAAATCGAGGGCCGGTTTTATGGCAAACTCACTCGGGTCGAAGAAATCATTGAGTTCGCCCACTGTATTGGTGCAGAGAAAGTCGGCGTGGCAACCTGCGTGGGCCTGATCAACGAGGCCAAAGTGTTCATGAAGATCCTTAAAGCGAAAGGGCTCTCTGGCCACTGCGTTGTTTGCAAGGTGGGTGCCGAGGACAAACGGTCAATCGGCATCCCCGAAGACCTGAAACTCCAGAAGGGGTATCACGAATCCCTTTGCAACCCCATCCTGCAAGCCGAACTCCTGAACCAGGAAGGCTGCGGGCTGAACGTCATCATCGGCCTCTGCGTCGGACACGACGCTCTGTTCATGAAGCACTCTAAGGCGCCGGTGACAACCTTGATCGTGAAGGACAGGGTTCTCGGACATAATCCAGCAGCAGCATTGTATACGTCGGGGTCTTACTATAAACGGGTGTTGGAGCCGGAGGATTAG
- a CDS encoding competence protein CoiA, with product MLTALLDGQKISATDPRWDNRKEELRALCNERAVCPICGQPVICRFGQVYIHHFGHRNKSDCPGSNESAEYMRAKALLYQFLLERIGNAGTVELEYPLPALKSTCGIHIRLNDGRRRAVEFFCGQWKSRELQARLDYFKANDIDTMWLISMSRFPDFEPDGRTVVFKSPAERALMSSSGLDKFCVSDWFERWQRKVFFKLPADEESGCSLCFFDTETKEIKFMRSLILDSCVSIFRVGATLKGTLDNIRLSDKKHVWYLEQEEIWKERWLEVKQSMPVPKTALQNISSMTKPSPANRFAITTPLFSRTPVIKQPQKPVELPKESSERYHCELCGGIFSEGDMSIYQLSTKRGKCKKCMYS from the coding sequence ATGCTCACCGCACTTCTAGATGGCCAAAAGATCTCGGCTACCGATCCACGATGGGATAACCGGAAGGAAGAACTCCGCGCTCTCTGCAACGAAAGAGCCGTTTGTCCTATATGTGGACAGCCGGTTATCTGCCGATTCGGCCAAGTGTATATTCATCATTTTGGTCACCGTAACAAATCAGATTGCCCCGGCAGCAATGAATCAGCAGAATACATGCGGGCAAAAGCCCTCCTGTACCAATTCCTCTTAGAACGAATCGGCAACGCAGGAACGGTCGAACTGGAGTATCCATTGCCAGCGCTAAAGAGCACTTGTGGAATACATATACGACTGAATGATGGCAGGCGCCGGGCAGTGGAGTTTTTCTGCGGCCAGTGGAAGTCAAGAGAACTCCAGGCTCGACTTGATTACTTCAAAGCGAATGATATCGATACGATGTGGCTCATTTCCATGTCTCGGTTCCCTGATTTCGAGCCAGATGGAAGAACCGTAGTCTTCAAAAGCCCTGCCGAAAGAGCGCTCATGTCTTCTTCAGGCTTGGACAAGTTCTGCGTGTCAGATTGGTTTGAACGCTGGCAACGTAAGGTCTTTTTCAAACTGCCAGCAGATGAGGAATCGGGTTGCTCCCTATGCTTTTTTGATACTGAAACCAAAGAAATTAAGTTCATGCGCTCTCTTATCCTAGATAGCTGCGTTAGTATTTTCCGGGTAGGAGCAACACTTAAAGGCACATTGGACAATATCCGTCTCTCAGACAAAAAGCATGTCTGGTATTTGGAGCAAGAAGAGATCTGGAAAGAGCGATGGCTAGAGGTAAAGCAATCGATGCCTGTACCTAAAACAGCACTACAGAATATCTCGTCGATGACCAAGCCCTCACCCGCAAACCGATTCGCAATAACGACACCTTTATTTTCTAGAACTCCGGTCATAAAACAACCGCAAAAACCAGTTGAACTGCCTAAAGAGTCTTCTGAACGCTATCATTGTGAACTATGCGGCGGCATATTCAGTGAAGGGGATATGTCCATATATCAACTTAGCACTAAAAGGGGAAAGTGCAAAAAATGTATGTATTCTTAA
- the rmuC gene encoding DNA recombination protein RmuC: MDNSLIYAFLGILVGCLVTWIFYSSKVNQAYEKGKNEFSSEQAVLIERLKNRESLIEEKERQINITKEQIVSLEGHVGNLQEALLKETKLRVSAESKSLAIDEYEKNIAEKEYFIVKLQEQNTQLQVELSELQTRLEEERKASEEKIALINEAQTKLSDVFKSLSSDALRSNNASFLELAKATLEKYQESAKADIDLRQQSINALVLPLQDSLTKVNNKIQELEFNRISAYSGLTEQISLLMQSQTQLRMETSNLVKALRTPSVRGRWGEIQLKRVVEIAGMIEYCDFVQQHTVNTNDSRLRPDMVIRLPNNRIIVVDSKVPLQGYLEALETSDDAHRILKLKDHARQVREHLTKLNSKSYWEHFQHTPEFAVLFLPSETFFSAALEQDPQLIEFGVENKVILSTPTTLIALLKAVAYGWNQEKIAENAKEISNLGKTLYDRICTFAGYLTNVQKSLDRAVIQFNHSVGSLERSVLIPARKFKELGVSVKEEIPLIEPLVKTPRVLNAPDFITHQNSSTY, translated from the coding sequence ATGGATAATTCTTTGATTTATGCTTTTTTAGGTATTCTTGTCGGTTGTTTAGTTACATGGATATTCTATAGTTCTAAAGTTAACCAAGCTTACGAAAAGGGTAAAAATGAATTTTCTTCAGAACAAGCAGTTCTTATTGAACGGTTAAAAAACAGGGAATCATTAATTGAAGAGAAAGAGCGTCAAATCAACATTACCAAGGAACAAATCGTTAGTTTAGAAGGTCATGTTGGTAATTTGCAGGAAGCGTTGCTTAAAGAAACTAAATTACGAGTCTCTGCTGAAAGCAAATCACTAGCGATAGATGAATATGAAAAAAACATCGCAGAAAAAGAATATTTTATTGTTAAGTTACAAGAACAAAACACTCAATTACAAGTGGAACTAAGTGAATTACAAACCAGACTTGAGGAAGAAAGAAAGGCTTCAGAAGAAAAGATAGCTTTAATTAATGAGGCTCAGACCAAACTATCCGATGTATTTAAGTCCTTATCATCTGATGCTCTTCGCAGCAATAACGCATCTTTTCTGGAATTGGCCAAAGCAACACTTGAAAAGTACCAAGAATCTGCGAAAGCAGATATAGACTTGAGACAACAATCAATAAACGCTCTAGTACTCCCCCTACAAGATTCTCTTACCAAAGTAAATAACAAGATTCAAGAATTAGAATTTAACAGAATATCTGCCTATTCGGGCTTAACTGAACAGATTAGTTTACTCATGCAATCTCAGACACAATTACGAATGGAAACATCTAACCTAGTGAAAGCACTGCGTACACCATCAGTTCGAGGACGTTGGGGCGAAATACAGCTAAAACGAGTTGTAGAAATAGCTGGGATGATCGAATATTGTGATTTTGTTCAGCAACATACAGTAAATACTAATGATTCTCGCTTGCGCCCTGATATGGTTATTCGTCTTCCCAATAACAGAATCATAGTAGTTGATTCAAAGGTACCTCTCCAAGGCTATCTGGAAGCATTAGAAACTTCTGACGATGCCCACCGAATATTAAAGCTCAAAGACCATGCTCGTCAGGTAAGAGAGCATCTAACAAAATTAAATAGCAAATCATATTGGGAGCATTTTCAGCATACGCCTGAGTTTGCTGTTCTATTTCTTCCCAGTGAAACATTTTTTAGTGCAGCATTAGAGCAAGACCCGCAATTAATTGAGTTTGGTGTAGAAAATAAAGTAATTTTATCAACACCTACTACTTTAATCGCTTTACTTAAAGCTGTTGCTTATGGGTGGAATCAAGAAAAAATTGCTGAGAATGCTAAGGAAATAAGCAATCTCGGTAAAACTTTGTACGACCGAATTTGTACCTTTGCTGGTTATCTAACCAATGTACAAAAAAGCTTAGACCGAGCAGTTATACAATTTAATCACTCAGTAGGTTCATTAGAACGAAGCGTACTAATTCCTGCGCGTAAATTTAAAGAATTGGGAGTATCAGTTAAAGAAGAAATACCCTTAATCGAACCTCTTGTAAAAACTCCACGTGTATTGAATGCTCCGGATTTTATTACCCATCAAAATTCAAGCACATACTAG
- a CDS encoding helix-turn-helix transcriptional regulator → MDTFNARLKHLRTNKGLTQEELANILGVERATLASWETGRREPDFETVKKIAAYFSVSLEQLIGTVNYSQNTSVATIEAALTDDPELLNFFAELKEREDLQLLFKQVRPLSPDGIKKIIRIIKAIEDEEAQED, encoded by the coding sequence ATGGACACATTTAATGCTCGACTAAAGCATTTAAGGACAAATAAAGGTTTGACCCAAGAAGAACTTGCCAATATTCTTGGAGTAGAACGAGCCACACTTGCCTCTTGGGAAACTGGCCGTAGAGAACCAGATTTTGAAACGGTAAAAAAAATTGCGGCCTACTTTAGTGTCTCGTTAGAACAGCTAATTGGTACTGTAAATTATTCTCAAAACACTTCAGTCGCAACAATTGAAGCAGCCCTAACCGACGACCCCGAACTTCTTAATTTTTTTGCCGAACTAAAAGAACGCGAAGACCTCCAACTCCTGTTCAAACAGGTACGCCCCTTGTCGCCCGATGGGATCAAGAAGATCATTCGGATTATCAAGGCCATTGAGGATGAAGAAGCTCAAGAAGATTGA
- a CDS encoding helix-turn-helix transcriptional regulator — MRDELIAARKTVGFTQEQVAVLVDIDRSFYSHIERGTKTPSLEVALRIANAVNKKVEDIFLPNKVSERHNPQHEVEAS; from the coding sequence ATGAGGGATGAACTTATTGCTGCGCGTAAGACAGTAGGTTTTACTCAGGAACAAGTAGCTGTTCTGGTGGATATTGATCGTTCGTTTTATTCACATATTGAACGTGGAACCAAAACCCCTTCACTGGAAGTTGCCCTTAGAATAGCTAACGCTGTCAACAAAAAAGTGGAGGATATTTTTTTGCCCAATAAAGTGTCAGAACGACACAATCCTCAGCATGAAGTTGAGGCGAGTTAA